TCTTTGAATTCTACCACGGCTATGACGGGTATATCTATCCATGGTACAAAGAAGTCATAGATTCGCTGAAAAACATAGCTTCTAAAGGTAAACGTGTATACTTCATTGAAGGGAATCATGAATTTCAAATGGGCAGCTTTTTTGAATCATATACAGGCATCAAATGCATGGATGACCTGGTATTAGATATTGAAAATAAAAAGTTTTTAATTATTCATGGCTATCAATTAAGGAAAAGCTATCTTGTCAGATTTCTGAAAACCTCTTTTATCTATGCAATAATGGATATGTTCGGGCCGGTGCTGACATGGAAAATTGCTGCAATTTCAGGCAAGTTTCTATCCAATAAGAAAAAAACCTTTAATGTAAAAGCACTTGATTTTTTCAGAGAATTAGGTCAAAGAAAGCTTGATGACGGTTATGACGCTGTTATATTCGCACATTCGCACATGCCGGATAAAATGGAATATATTTCAGGAGATACAAAAAAATACTATCTGAATACCGGTGATATTATAAAATCCTCAACCTATGTGGAATACAATACCGGAACAGGGTTTGAGATTAAAAAATACTCAATAACAGTTCAGCCATAAAATCAATGCACGGCAGCAATAGGGAGATCGAGAGATATTGCCCAGGCCTCCCACTCAAGGGCAGTTTTTGTTATAAATATCTCCATGAGTTCTTCGTATTTTATGCCGGTCACTTGCAAACCAAGTTCTTTAGCAAACCGATTTAGAAAGTGGTCCTCCAGTGCCGCAACAGCTATCCATCCATTACGGGTTTCATACAGGTTATATTGAGGTAATGCACCCCCAAGAAGTCCACCCGGAATAGTAAGCCCATATCGTAGTGGGACAGCAAAATTTTCAGCGCTTTCAGAAAGGGCTACTTCCGCATAACCTGAACCATTGCCTCTTTCACGTACATAAAGAAGAGCAAGAGCACTGCTCACTGCTCTCTCTGCACCCGCAAGATCAGCAAGAAATGTAAGCGGCATATTTGGCGGCAAGAGAAGTCCAACTGCTGCCATGTAAGTTAAATCATGGCCTGCTTTGTTCTGGTCCGGTGCAGGATACCCGACAATAGCTACCTGACAGAGCTTGGGGTATCTGGAGTGAATATCGGCCCAGCCCAATGACAGACGATCAAGGGCAGATGGCCTGCTGGAGGTGAGAAATATGTCGCATTCTTTCATCAGACTCTCAAATGTTTCACGGTCACGGAGATTCTTAAGATCAAGGCGCATAACATTTTGCCCTGTGCATAAAACCTCATACCAGCGGGAAGACATTTTTTCAAAAGGGTCTCCGTCAGGCGGCTCAATTTTTGTAACAGAGGCTCCCAGACTTTTCAGCTTTTGTGCGGCAGCAGGTCCTGGAAGATTAAGAGCCAGACTTACAACCTTGATGTTATGAAGCGGTTTGTTTTTATCATCCATAACCTATCTCC
This genomic stretch from Pseudomonadota bacterium harbors:
- a CDS encoding CoA transferase, yielding MDDKNKPLHNIKVVSLALNLPGPAAAQKLKSLGASVTKIEPPDGDPFEKMSSRWYEVLCTGQNVMRLDLKNLRDRETFESLMKECDIFLTSSRPSALDRLSLGWADIHSRYPKLCQVAIVGYPAPDQNKAGHDLTYMAAVGLLLPPNMPLTFLADLAGAERAVSSALALLYVRERGNGSGYAEVALSESAENFAVPLRYGLTIPGGLLGGALPQYNLYETRNGWIAVAALEDHFLNRFAKELGLQVTGIKYEELMEIFITKTALEWEAWAISLDLPIAAVH
- a CDS encoding UDP-2,3-diacylglucosamine diphosphatase, whose product is MKIIFFSDAHLDKKDDGRKVFLMRFINDVCKDADMLVIIGDLFEFYHGYDGYIYPWYKEVIDSLKNIASKGKRVYFIEGNHEFQMGSFFESYTGIKCMDDLVLDIENKKFLIIHGYQLRKSYLVRFLKTSFIYAIMDMFGPVLTWKIAAISGKFLSNKKKTFNVKALDFFRELGQRKLDDGYDAVIFAHSHMPDKMEYISGDTKKYYLNTGDIIKSSTYVEYNTGTGFEIKKYSITVQP